A region of Dermochelys coriacea isolate rDerCor1 chromosome 1, rDerCor1.pri.v4, whole genome shotgun sequence DNA encodes the following proteins:
- the LOC119843588 gene encoding arg8-vasotocin receptor-like, translating to MKNFSVPVQANEYQTENLFPQLVLNLTNKSDPVGRPERDEQLAQLEIAVLGVIFMTASVGNFILILVLWKRRKKLSRMYVFMLHLSIADLVVAFFQVLPQLIWDITDVFIGPDALCRTIKYLQLLGMFASTYMIVVMTVDRYQAVCYPLVTFQKKRALWNAAICTSWSISLIFSLPQVFIFSKTEISPDIFECWGEFIQPWGLKVYVTWIFVAIFFIPTVILTICQVKICKLIQMNIQVKKRNEFEAINQKQVLPCQASSINCISKAMIKTVKMTVVTVIAYVLCWTPFFIVQLWSVWYPSGVTEGAAFTIIMLLGNLNSCANPWIYMYFCGHIPYCAKKKSKNISAHEKSGITGSINLVDREPEENLTCL from the exons ATGAAGAATTTTTCAGTTCCTGTGCAAGCTAATGAATATCAGACTGAAAATCTTTTTCCTCAGCTTGTCTTGAATTTGACAAATAAGTCAGATCCAGTTGGAAGACCAGAAAGAGATGAGCAATTAGCTCAGCTAGAGATTGCTGTGTTGGGAGtaatatttatgacagcatctgTGGGCAATTTTATTCTCATACTGGTAttgtggaagaggagaaagaagttGTCTAGGATGTATGTATTCATGCTTCACCTGAGCATAGCGGACTTAGTGGTAGCATTTTTTCAAGTCCTTCCCCAACTAATATGGGATATTACAGACGTTTTCATAGGGCCAGATGCATTGTGCAGAACTATCAAATATTTGCAGTTGTTGGGCATGTTTGCCTCTACATATATGATAGTGGTCATGACAGTGGACAGATATCAAGCAGTATGCTATCCCTTGGTCACTTTCCAAAAGAAAAGGGCTCTTTGGAATGCTGCCATTTGCACCAGCTGGTCTATATCACTGATTTTTAGTCTTCCACAAGTATTTATCTTTTCTAAGACTGAAATATCTCCAGATATTTTTGAATGCTGGGGTGAGTTCATCCAACCTTGGGGCTTAAAGGTATATGTGACTTGGATTTTTGTAGCTATTTTCTTCATTCCCACAGTTATCCTTACTATTTGCCAAGTTAAGATCTGCAAATTAATACAAATGAACATACAGGTGAAAAAAAGGAATGAATTTGAAGCAATAAATCAGAAGCAAGTCCTGCCATGCCAAGCAAGCAGTATTAACTGTATTTCAAAGGCTATGATCAAGACTGTAAAAATGACAGTGGTGACAGTTATTGCATATGTCCTGTGTTGGACACCTTTCTTCATTGTACAGTTGTGGTCTGTATGGTACCCCAGTGGTGTTACTGAAG GTGCAGCATTTACCATCATCATGCTCCTGGGTAATTTGAATAGTTGTGCCAATCCATGGATTTACATGTATTTTTGTGGCCACATTCCATATTGTGCCAAAAAGAAGTCAAAAAACATCTCAGCTCATGAAAAATCTGGGATCACAGGAAGCATTAATTTGGTAGACAGGGAACCAGAAGAAAACCTAACTTGTTTATAA